One window of the Carassius auratus strain Wakin chromosome 20, ASM336829v1, whole genome shotgun sequence genome contains the following:
- the LOC113120826 gene encoding consortin-like, with protein sequence MEESEMRKSVRWKETSRVPQTAEDIITSYLTASDENQNKLQEAEIMDLQAVKLDSENRNREESFPTNIKSHNCSLDHGRLSGIVPPGPSPSLLASLQSLVEHNDHMLLPHSLHQIAEGYFLEKDYQWAVEFLHLEKLYHERLLSNLASIQEKWESQRKISILTENNSPLNSNGTDREREHMELLSHICKTHQRPNLSLEKNMDDIKLHNSPALVSRHRRSKQEHASVNSSQRENRAEDCSWPEAEQEPEEDCEVNEEEEEEDEEGLEEDEFWNEELQDDTVVDGQVPVDEPASLIQVEERIPSDGLVSILKKRETKKAALLKDSTNRRVRFREPGNAFDQDESPRNSCLILLILCLVTVVISTGGTALYCLVGEAYSNVCADFSQNVDFYFGPVRRGVDALAQWLSSDAS encoded by the exons ATGGAGGAGTCCGAGATGAGGAAGTCAGTAAGATGGAAAGAGACGAGCAGAGTTCCTCAGACCGCAGAGGACATCATTACGTCTTACCTAACAGCCTCCGATGAAAATCAGAACAAACTGCAGGAGGCAGAGATCATGGACTTGCAAGCGGTTAAACTCGACTCAGAGAACAGGAACAGAGAGGAGAGCTTTCCAACAAACATCAAGAGCCATAACTGCTCTTTAGATCATG GTCGTCTCTCTGGGATTGTGCCACCTGGGCCTAGTCCTTCTCTTCTGGCTTCACTGCAGTCCCTTGTTGAACACAATGATCACATGCTCCTCCCTCATTCCTTACACCAG ATAGCAGAGGGCTACTTCCTTGAAAAGGACT ATCAGTGGGCAGTGGAGTTTCTTCATCTGGAGAAGCTGTATCATGAAAGACTGCTGTCTAATCTGGCCTCCATACAAGAGAAATGGG AGTCCCAGAGGAAAATCAGCATCTTAACTGAAAATAACTCTCCTTTAAACTCTAATGgaactgacagagagagagagcatatggAACTGTTGAGTCATATCTGCAAAACACACCAGAG ACCTAACCTCTCTTTGGAAAAG AACATGGACGACATAAAACTACACAACAGCCCAGCCCTCGTGTCAAGACACAGAAGATCAAAACAAGAACACGCTTCAGTGAACTCATCCCAGAGAGAGAACCGGGCGGAGGACTGCTCATGGCCAGAAGCTGAACAGGAGCCAGAAGAGGACTGTGAAgtgaatgaggaggaggaggaggaggacgaggaaGGTCTTGAGGAGGATGAGTTCTGGAATGAGGAGCTGCAGGATGACACAGTCGTCGACGGCCAGGTTCCTGTGGATGAGCCGGCCAGCCTTATTCAGGTAGAAGAG AGGATTCCCTCAGATGGCTTAGTGTCTATTTTAAAgaagagagaaacaaagaaagctgcactgctaaaagactcaactaATCGCAGGGTCCGCTTTAGAGAGCCGGGCAATGCTTTCGATCAAG ATGAGTCGCCCAGAAACTCTTGCCTGATCCTTCTCATCCTGTGTCTGGTTACTGTGGTGATCAGCACGGGTGGGACTGCGCTTTATTGTCTCGTTGGAGAGGCGTACTCAAACGTGTGCGCTGACTTCTCGCAAAACGTGGACTTTTACTTTGGACCTGTACGACGAGGAGTGGACGCTCTCGCACAGTGGCTCTCTTCTGATGCATCATAG